The sequence CGACGCCGCCGTGAACGCCGTCGATGCGGGGTCGGGAACGCTCAAGGAGGCCATCAACGCGACGCTGCGGGACTGGGCGACCAACGTCGAGGACACCCACTACGTCATCGGATCGGTCGTCGGCCCCCATCCCTTCCCGAGCATGGTGCGCGATTTCCAGGCCGTCATCTCCGAGGAGGCCCGCGAGCAGGCCATCGAGCAAATTGGTGACCTGCCGGAGGCCGTGGTCGCCTGTGCCGGCGGAGGGTCGAACACCATGGGTTCGTTCGCGAACTTCCTCGAGGACGAGTCGGTGGCGCTCTACGCCGTCGAGGCCGGCGGCGACGCCATTACCGTCGAGGAGGAGACCGGCGTCGCCCCACACTCCGCCTCCCTCTCGGCGGGCGAGGATGGCGTGCTCCACGGCGCCCGGACGAAACTCCTCCAGACCGAGGAGGGACAGGTCGTCGAATCGCACAGCGTGAGCGCCGGACTCGACTACGCCGGCGTTGGGCCGGAGCTCGCCCACCTGGTCGACCAGGGCCGGGTCGAGCCAGTCCACGTGGACGACGACGCCGCGCTCACCGCGTTCCATCGGCTCTCCCAGGACGAGGGCATCATCCCAGCCCTCGAGAGCAGCCACGCCATCGCCTACCTGGAGGACGCCGACTTCGACGGGCCGGTCGTTGTCACGCTCTCGGGCCGGGGCGACAAGGACCTGGATACGGTCATCGAGGAGAGCGAGCGGCGCGACGTGGCCGCTGCCCCGTCGATGGGGGTGTTCACAGAATGAGAGAAACGAATTCTGTGAGCTCACCGGACGACTGTCCGGGGGGTGTTCACAGAATGAGAGAAACGAATTCTGTGAGCTCACCGGACGACTGTCCGGGGGGTGTTCACGGAATGAGAGAAACGAATTCTGTGAGCTCACCGGACGACTGTCCGGGGGTGTTCACGGAATGAGAGAAACGGATGCGATGGGCGAACGGGCGATCCGGGCGGCCTTCGAGGGCGGTCCAGCGCTGGTTCCGTATGTCGTCGCCGGCGATCCGGATCCCGAGGCGACCGAGGCCTACGTCGAGGCCTTGGTCCGGGGCGGCGCCGACGTGGTGGAACTCGGCCTGCCCTTCTCCGAACCCATCGCCGACGGGCCGACCATCGAGAGCGGGATTCGGCGCGCACTCGACGCCGGGATGACGCCGTCGCGCTATCTCGATCTGGTGGCCGACCTCGACGTCGACGTTCCGATCGTGACGATGACGTATTACAACCTGCTCTTTCGGTACGGTGACGGCGACGTCGAGCCGTTCGTGGCCGACGCCGCGGCGGCGGGCGTGGACGGGCTGATCGTGCCGGACCTCCCCGTCGAGGAGAGCGGGCCATTGCGCGAGGCGTGCGAGCAACACGACCTCGCGCTCGTGTTCATCGTTGCACCCACGACGACCGAGGATCGAATCGAGCGGATCGTTGAGCAGGCATCGGGATTCGTCTACGTTCAGGCCCGTCTGGGGACGACGGGGGCCAGGGCGGACGTGAGCGAGCAGACCTACGAGAGCCTCGACCGACTCCCCGACGCGGACGTTCCCACGGCCGTCGGGTTCGGCGTCAGCAGCGGCGAGCAGGCCCGGGCCATCGTCGCGGGTGGTGCCGACGGCGTCGTGGCCGGCAGCGTCTTCGTGGACATCGTGGCGTCGGGCGAGAACGTCGCGGACCGACTCGAACGGACCGCGGCCGACATCAAGGCCGGTGCGACCGAGGCGTCGTCCGCTTCCTCGGTGTCGGAACCGGAACGAACATAGCACCGGGCTTGCTACACCATGGCAATGACACCAGGGAAAACCGCACGACTCGACCGCATCGGGACGGACGGACGGTTCGTCACCGTCCCGATGGACCACGGAATCACGATGGGACCGGTGCGCGGTCTCGTCGACATCGAGGCGACCATCGACGCAGTGACACGGGGCGGGGCGGACTCCGTGCTCACGCAGAAGGGCATCGCTTCCCGCGTCCATGGCAACAAGAACGGGGCCGGATACATCGTTCATCTCAACGGCTCGACGACGATCGGGCCGGACGAGGAGGACAAACGCGTCACTGGAACCGTCGAGGACGCCGTGCGTGCCGGTGCCGACGCCGTCTCCTTTCACATTAACGTCGGCAGCGAGCACGAGCCGGACCAGATCGCGAACCTGGCGGAACTGACGACCGAGGCGGAACGGCTCGGTATGCCGGTCCTCGCGATGGCGTACGCCCGCGGCCAGGGCATCGACGAACACGACGCGGAGAGCCTGGGGCATGCGGTCAGGCTGGCCGAGGAACTCGGTGCCGACATCGTGAAAACGGCGTACAGCGGCGATTCTGAGAGCTTCGAGCACGTCGTGGCGGGCACCCGGCTCCCGGTCATCATCGCCGGTGGGAGCCCGTCGGGCGATCTGGCCACGCTCCGGAACGTTCGAGGGGTCATCGATGCTGGCGGGGCTGGTGTGTCGATGGGACGGACGATCTTCCAGCACGAGGACCCGGAGGCGATCACCGCGGCGGTCTCGGGCGTCGTCCACGACGAGGCCGATCCCGAGGCGGCCATGCGCGAGGCGGGGCTCGAGGTCGAGGACTGATCAGAAAAGGGCGGGCAGGTTTCGCAGCGAGTCGAGTGTGTGCGTCGGTTCCGCGGAGCCGGCCTCCCGTCTGTCTGCGGCCGTCGGGACCCACACCGACCTGACCCCAACTCGATTCGCACCGGCCACATCGTCGGAAAGCGAGTTACCGACGTGGATCGTGGCGCCCGGATCGGCACCGAGGTCGTCGAGGGCGATTTCGAAGGGCTCCGGTGAGGGTTTCGAGGGGGTATTTGCGCCGCCGTAGACGATCGTATCGAAGGCGTCCTCGATGCCCAGCGACTCCAATTTCGGGAGCTGGTGCTCGCGGTCCCCGTTCGTGACGAGCCCGACCGGTCGATCCTCGACGCGGTCGAGGGCTGCCCGGGCACCCTCCCTGAAGCGGACCGCCGAGCTGTCGAACATGGACATGTAGGTGTCTGCGATCCGCGCGGTCGGCATCCGTCCCGCGTCGGCCCGCTCGGCGGCGACGTCGAACGCATTGGCCATGAAGGCGGTCGCCCCGTCGGCGTCGGGCGCTCGATTTATCGCCGTGCGAAGGCCCGCATGGTTCGTGAACGGCTCGACGCCGATGTGATCGAAGGTCCGCCGAAGGAGGACCTCCCGGTCCTGCTCGTGGAGACACAGCGTATCGTCGAGGTCGAACAGGACGGCGTCGGTTTCGGGCATGGCTGGGCGTCCGCTCCACGGTCTCATAACGATTTTGCTCCGCCGCGGGTGGGGATCCGCGGTTCCGGCACGTTCAAGGACGGTCCTCCCAACAGTCCGGATATGACACCCGCAGTCTGGCTGAAGGCCGACGACGACGTCGGCGACTGGGAGACGCGAAAACGACGGATCACGACCGGTCTCGAGGCCGGCGTCGACTGGATCCTCGTCGACGAGTGGGACGTCTCGAAGGTCCGGGAACTGGGCGAGGTGAACGTGGCCGCCTTCGTCACCGAGGACGTCGACGTCATCGGGGAACAGGCCGAAGAACTGGGCGAGGCCGACGCGTACGTGGTCGGCAAAGACGGTGAGGGCGATGGAACCATCGATTTACCGACTGACTTCGCCGGCTCCGCCGACCTCTCGACGCTCCGTCGCGACGGGGCTGACGGGGCGTTCGTCCGCATCTTCGACGAGGACTACGAGGCATTTGCGGAAGCCGCCGCAGCCGACGCCGAGCACACCATCGTCGTCGGTGAGAACTGGAAGATCATTCCCCTCGAGAACCTCATCGCCCGGATCGGGTCCGAGACCGACCTCGTCGCCGGCGTCCAGTCCGCTGCCGAAGCCGAGACGGCCTTCGACACGCTCGACATTGGGGCGGACGGCGTCCTGCTGGATACCGACG is a genomic window of Halanaeroarchaeum sulfurireducens containing:
- the trpB gene encoding tryptophan synthase subunit beta, which translates into the protein MSVGTFGDYGGQYVPEALMPAVEELADAYERYVLENEDGFVDELRRHLRDFGGRPTPLQRAAALSERYGHDVYLKREDLLHGGAHKLNNALGQVLLAQYMGKERIVAETGAGQHGTATAMACAYLDVDCEIYMGRTDINRQRPNVFRMRTHDAAVNAVDAGSGTLKEAINATLRDWATNVEDTHYVIGSVVGPHPFPSMVRDFQAVISEEAREQAIEQIGDLPEAVVACAGGGSNTMGSFANFLEDESVALYAVEAGGDAITVEEETGVAPHSASLSAGEDGVLHGARTKLLQTEEGQVVESHSVSAGLDYAGVGPELAHLVDQGRVEPVHVDDDAALTAFHRLSQDEGIIPALESSHAIAYLEDADFDGPVVVTLSGRGDKDLDTVIEESERRDVAAAPSMGVFTE
- the trpA gene encoding tryptophan synthase subunit alpha — translated: MGERAIRAAFEGGPALVPYVVAGDPDPEATEAYVEALVRGGADVVELGLPFSEPIADGPTIESGIRRALDAGMTPSRYLDLVADLDVDVPIVTMTYYNLLFRYGDGDVEPFVADAAAAGVDGLIVPDLPVEESGPLREACEQHDLALVFIVAPTTTEDRIERIVEQASGFVYVQARLGTTGARADVSEQTYESLDRLPDADVPTAVGFGVSSGEQARAIVAGGADGVVAGSVFVDIVASGENVADRLERTAADIKAGATEASSASSVSEPERT
- a CDS encoding 2-amino-3,7-dideoxy-D-threo-hept-6-ulosonate synthase, which translates into the protein MTPGKTARLDRIGTDGRFVTVPMDHGITMGPVRGLVDIEATIDAVTRGGADSVLTQKGIASRVHGNKNGAGYIVHLNGSTTIGPDEEDKRVTGTVEDAVRAGADAVSFHINVGSEHEPDQIANLAELTTEAERLGMPVLAMAYARGQGIDEHDAESLGHAVRLAEELGADIVKTAYSGDSESFEHVVAGTRLPVIIAGGSPSGDLATLRNVRGVIDAGGAGVSMGRTIFQHEDPEAITAAVSGVVHDEADPEAAMREAGLEVED
- a CDS encoding HAD family hydrolase codes for the protein MPETDAVLFDLDDTLCLHEQDREVLLRRTFDHIGVEPFTNHAGLRTAINRAPDADGATAFMANAFDVAAERADAGRMPTARIADTYMSMFDSSAVRFREGARAALDRVEDRPVGLVTNGDREHQLPKLESLGIEDAFDTIVYGGANTPSKPSPEPFEIALDDLGADPGATIHVGNSLSDDVAGANRVGVRSVWVPTAADRREAGSAEPTHTLDSLRNLPALF